ATAGTCTTTATGATATGAACCTTGAAATTATTGGCATACTTTAAAACCATTATTGAAATATGCATCAGTAGCATACATACCTCTAAAATTGTCTATTCCCACACTTCAGAGCTGCACTTCTTGTACTAGTCTtgttctcctactcaatgcattagttTCTTTGTTGGCTTGTACTTTCTTATGTTTTATGGTGAATGTATAAGCCTGAagatattctacccatttcatCTGTCGATGACTTAATTTCTCTTGACTGTTAAGAAAACTCAAAGCATGATTATCAGTGAATACTACAAACTCCTTAGGTagaaggtaatgtctccattttttaagTGTTTAGACTATGGTATAGAGCTCCAAATCATATGATGAATATCTCCTTTtagcttcatttagtttttcactaaataATGCAATTGGTTTTCCTTCGTGAGTTAATACCGCTCCTATTATAAAtccactagcatcacactcaatagtAAATACTTTACCAAACTCGGGAAGAGTAAGGATTGGCTGTTGTGAGACCTTTTTCTTCAAGAATTCAAAACTTTGATTtgcttcttttgtccattgaaacttgatCTTTTTCTCCCCCTTAATGGTGTCAATCATTGGTGCAACAATATtactaaaatttctaataaattTGTGGTAAAAACTTGCCAAACCATGGAAAGTCCTAACTTCTCCaactgtcttaggtgtaggccaactgactatttcttccactttggtgggatccatcttcaaattttcttgAGAGATCACAAATCCTTAATAGACAAGTTCCTCCTTCATCCACACACACTTCTTAAGGTTGATCATTAGCCTTTCCTCATTCAATCTCCTTAACACCACGTCCAAGTGTTCCAAGTGTTCCAAGTGTTCCAAGTGTTCCCATTTTGTCTTTCTATAGACTAAGATGTCATCCAGGTATACTACTACAAACTTATTGATAAAATCcctcaagacctcattcatgagtctcatgaatgtactaggggtgtTAGATAATCCAAAGGGAATCACTAACCATTCCTAGaggccttcattggttttaaatgttgttttccactcatcaccttctcttacCCTCGTCTAATGATAACCACTCCTTAAATTTATCTTTGAAAAGTACCTTGCACCTGCTAGGTTGTCCATGAGGTCTTATATCTAAGGTATAGGAAATATGTACCTAATTTTGATTTTGTATATAGCCCTAGAGTCTGTGCAAAGTCTCTACTTctcatcctttttgggtgccaaaacaaTTGGCAAAATACATAGACTTAAGCTCTTTcttactaaacctttatccaacaaCTCCTGCATCTGATTTttaatctcctcattttgttgaggtgtcatcTTATATGCTACCTTATTGGGCAGACTTGTACCAAGTATTAAGTTTATGTGATGACTTACATCTCGTAGTGGAGGCAAAGCATTTGGAAACTCCTTCACTACTATATTCTCATACTTGTCAAGTAGACCCTGCACTTCATTTGGGACTTCTTCCTTATCACTAGTTGTAGTATTGCAGATTGGCTTAGTTACAATAGCATATACACATCCTTCCTCCTCAAGATCCTTCAAAAACTCCTCCTTCACCACCATGACACTAGGTCCTTCATGACTTGCACCCATATCTTCTTGCAATGGTTCAAGGGTATAAGACACTCCATCCTTCTCAACAACATATGTGTTTTTATGCCCATCATGTTGGGctctcctatcaaattgccaaggtctttcAAGAAGAAGGTGGCACACATCCATTGGAACAATATCACAGAGAACCTTATCCTTGTAAGGACCCATATTAAACTCTACCCATGTCTGCTCATTCACAAGTACATGTTTTCTCTCGTTAATCTATGATATCTTATAAGGATTTTGATGAGGGATTCTCTTCAACTTAATTTTTTCTACCATTTCTAAAGACACTATATTATTTGTTAAACCTGAATCAGCTATAACTTTGCATACCTTGCCTTGAGATTTGCAAGTTGTTTGGAACAAAGTTTTCCTTTGAGGCTTTTGATGGTTGGTACTTTTATTAGAGTCCTTTTAATCATCAAAGATTCTCCTATCTCCGGAGTGACATGAACAGAAGGAGAGTTCATACTCCCTTCAACCTCCTCTCGACTAATTGATTCCCCTTTTCTCCACTATAATAACTTGTACCAACTTTATCAGGACACTTCCATGTTGGATGTCTAATTTGGTTGCAGTTATAGCACTTTCCTGAGAAAGTATCAGCACCCCTTCCCAGTCCATTGAATCTTCCTCTGCCTCTCAATCTCCTACCTCTAAAACTTCCTCTTGAATCACCATTAGACTCTTGGTTTGTATTCTTCTCACTTGGATCATTTTGTGGTCCTCTTCCACTATGATTTACTCTTCCTCTAAAATTtattcccctacctcttccttgctattctttctttctcttaaTCTTTTCTTCAGCATTACAAGCGAGTTGATAGCATTCTTCCATAGTCCTTGGGGTGGCCAAGATCAATTCATCCTGCATGTCGAATCTCatcccattgagatacctagcaaccttctcCACCTCATATTCATGGTTTCTAGATCTGAAAGTCAGTTTGTGGAATTCTTCAGTATAGGACATAACATTTATACCCTTCTACTTCAGATTTTGAAGTTTCCTAAATGTCTACAGAACACAATCAACTGGGCCTTGAGTTTTGATACCATTTTGTCCCATGACACTATCTTTGTTTTACCTCCTTTCACCCTCTCTTCTTGAACAAAATTCCACCAAGTGAGTGTTGGACCTTTCAATTTTGTTTTAGCATACCTTACTTTCTTGGTATCTTGTACCTCCTCAAATTCAAAGAAATTGTCAAGTGCATCTGTCCATGGTAGGAGCTCTTCACTGTCTCTTTTTCCTCCATACATGGGCACTTCAACCTTCACCATGGAAATTCTATCCCCTTTCACAACCTTGAGTATCCCTACCATTATCAACTCTTTAGGGTCCATTGGTGGCTCTGGCACCTACTGGCCCACAACTGAAGGGTTCTTACCGTCACCCCCTTTCTCTTCCTCATCACTTAGGTCACTAATGACCATTCCTCTTCTCTAATTCTTCTCCAAAGTTGTTAACTTGGCCAAGGTTGCTTCTTGagattctttgaattttttttccttcaAGAGCAGTTGATCTTTCAATTCTCGAATCTCCTTAGCTGCAAACTAACCTTTTGGAGGCATATTGGACTTCAACTTACTAGCACCTAGTTTCATTCACCTCTTCCTCTTGATCTACAGTTGtgttttgataccacttgatgcaacaaAGGGTGGAAACTATCTTTCTCTCACCCTTCACCTATCTTTCTCATAGGGTCTTCAGACTCACCAGACAACTATAAACTTCCTTacctagcatatgaagatgctaggTTCAGTTTTAGAGATAGACAAGCCCCTCTCCATCCTCTGTAGCATAACCTAATTCTACCATGAAACTAACTCTAACTTGACCCATTCCACCAAGTTATTTCTTACAATAAGGTGGAATGGTAGTCAATCACATCTTAGACTCTCAACCTCATAGACCACTCGGATTCAAACACTTCCTATCGCAAAAATGACAGGAACTCCTATCTTCCTTACCACCCAAACTCTAGACAAATCCAAGAAAACATTAATTCATAACACCACTAACAGAGTATGAATGCTCCTACAGAAAGAGACCTACAGGCTGAGCAaacaagaacaaaaagaaaaattagaaaacacTCGAGTTGAGAAGCATAAAATGAAAAGACTTTATTCGTCCTACCTTCGGTCTTCCTTCATAAATGTAGCATTCAACAACCCCTTCCTCATAGCTTTTGAGGAATATAAAAAACTTTAGATTCTAGACACCAACGGTCATACCATGACTGTTGGTATTCCATTTACAACTGATTAagcttattttcttgttttattgtcaTTGACACAAAATTAGATCCTACAAGACTTTATATAAGAGATAAATACAAAATGGTCACCAAGGACCTTTATTCAAACCAACAAATAAATCAAAATCCTCTAAACTCCTAAGTCACAATTAGACCAAAATGAAGTCAAGTCAGTGCTCCTGCACCAGAATGATAAATTACTATTCAGATTATTTATAATGTGCAATAGCCTTGTTTAAATAGGCAACAATGAGAGGTGAGAGAACACTATTGAATAGACCAtgggactgagaggggggggaatcaaCGCAGACCTTGAAAGACATTTCTTATTATCCTTTATTCTTCAGATCACAATTAACTCATCACTGCAAATATGAAGCATcaaagcacaaagcacaacatAGACAAACAccaagatttacatggaaaaattATGGAGGGAAAAGAaacagtgagaatcacactcaaaaTATGAACAATTGATTGcaatattttaggctcaaggccaaggagctcactgcacccgaaatgacttgcaaaactaagttgcacaaccttagggagagatacaaaggacttgcaataCTGAGATGCACAATctaagggcaagatacaaagagtgGCATAGGCTGCCAAAGGACACACTGTCTTTTGGAAGGTATAGTGAATAATAAAttgtaatgaacaagatctcttgatcatgaaactatccttgaaccactGTATCAAGTGAACAAGATCATGGCAAACATCATTGACTTTATTCACTGTCTCAACATACTGCCGCAttaaagatatgatcatcaaatctCATTACAAACTGAAATTCACACTTGTttttcttgcatatcattcacatccaattcACAACAATCCACACATATTACATACCATAATTTGTTGAACATACGAtgggactgagaggggggtgaatcagtctggaCCTTAAAATACTTTACTTCTGATCTATAATACTTCAAATCATAATTAACTTATTACCATTGTTATAAaatatgaaagcacaaagcacaataaacacatgaacaccaaatttacgtggaaatTCCTAAacagggaaaaatcacagtgagaatcacattcacaatatgaataaataatcacaatattttaggctcaaggccaatgAGCTCATAACACCTTATAATAATTGGAAGACTAAGGtgtacaaccttagggaaagatacaaaggtatGTACAAGCTATGAAAAGGAGAACACCTTCTTCTGACAAGTATATGGAATAGATGAATcataaaattatccttgaaccactatgtcaaacGACCAATATCATGGTAAATACATTTGACATCAATTATTGTTTCAACACACCATCACattgaagatatcatcatcaaagctcttcacaaactgacTTTTGTACCATTTAAtattcttgcatatcattcacatccactttACACCAATTCACTCACATTCTATGCCTCAACTCATACAACCCTGCatctatatatacatgtttattcatcaaaaccctcaactaggtcagccatggacataatatacaatattacataaatttggccacccAAACCTATCATAATCATTGTGATCCACTTTAGGAGATAAAGcagacccaaacacatcacaacacatccttctaaAGGATTCCAACTAACCCCACATGAtagcacatcctccaaagttggcaccaaataaaacatgtagataaacaataaagacATTAGCGAGTTGATCCAAAAATAATCTCCAAAGAAAAATACACAATGTGGATCTACACAAGCCATGGTGAGATCCATAGCAACATccaaactcaacctccaatgcatatccagaCCAAAAAGGCATGAATCGGATAAGATAAACCACCTCAATTAGTTGGAAccaaaccaactaacaacactaGGACAACATAACTCCACTTTCCAACCAAACCAACACCAAAAAACTGAATAAGAACATTGTACAAACAAAATGAAGatgtcctccaagccacaacacttAAATCCACATACCAAAGAACAACCAAGCATTCTTTAGACCAATTCTTTAACAGAGACCTCACTGTCAGaaacaacaaccaactctaccatTTGAGAAATAAAGGACTTGAAAACCTGATAGTGCAACATACACAAATTATAAACTATATCCAGATCCACAAAGTATAATATTCACAATATCGACGAATGCACAACATTCTTACATTGAGACATTAAATACTTTCCTGCACATAAATACAGTTACATGCATATTGAAACTTACACTACACCAACCTTTTGAAGACACCTAAATAACACcatcaaaatgcacaataacatCTAAACACTCACTTCCAGACCATCCACAACACAGTGACATCAATGACGACACAACTCAACAactcaacaactcaagtttccaacataaTTCATACATCTACTAATCCATTTATGTAATGTTatacattgaaaccctcaactaggtcatCTTTAGACAACATAAACATGAATTGCAAGAAGTTAGCCACGCAAACCAAAACTATACAATACGGTCCACTCTAGGAGTAAAGAGGatccaaacacatcacaacacatcttcCTAAGCCATTTCCAACAAACTGCACACACTAGAACATTCGCCAAAGTTGGTATCAATTGTAACAtgtaaaaatataataaaacatgTTAACCTATCAAACTAAATGCATCACCCAATGAAAAATtctcaatgtggatctacacacatcactatgagacccatatcaacatcctaAGTCAACCTCCAATACATACTGAACAAAAAAAGTATGATCTAAATAAAATTAACCACCTAATTCAGCTAAAGACCATCATAATTGACAACACTAACCATAGAAAAACTTTTGAACACTCACTTCCCGGCCATCTACAAAATCTGCACTACACACAGTGACATCGCTGACAACACTAGACAGGTTGGTATCAATGATAATACTAGataggttggcatcaatgacaacataagaaacataactcaattttccaacaatcttcccctttgccattgatggtaacacttgtaCCACTAATCAATAATAAGCTCTTTCTATCCCACACTgtaactctctctctccctctttgacatcaaggacaaagggtgtaTGCAAACAATAAATTTCTTCTCAACTATAAAACTCTCTCCCCCTTCTGGATAAAACTTTGACAACAACAATACTCACCACTCCCCTAAGACCACCACCTCAATCCAAGGGAAGAAAGATAAACCTTGATACTCCCCCTAGATAGATGCACCACTTTTATTCATTAGTTTGAAGGAGAGGCAATGAACCCTAACTTCTacctgagatactcaaaggtcCTTCAACAGTGCCTTGGTAAAAATTTCTACAATCTTATCTTTAGTAGGCACCtactccaatatgacttccttatctacaaccttctctcttaaaaAATGATATCAGACATAGATATGTTTAGTCCTTAAATTCAGTatcgaattctttgaaatgttagttGCACTCATagtgtcacacataataggaatttacTCATCATACAACACcttgatatctctaagagtttgCCTCATCCACATGACCTGAGTGTAGCAAGATGCTACTGCAATATATCAtgcctctatagtagataaagacaCTAAATCCTGCTTTTTGGacaaccaagagaccaatctatctcccaagaaaaatgcaccaccacttataCTTcttttgtcatctacacattcaacCCAATCAACTTGTATGTATACTATCAAATTAAAATGATCATTATTCTTGTACCACAAACCAAAATttggagtccctttcaaatatctaaatatcttttTCATTGCTTTGTCATGTGATTGTTTTCGATTAGCCTGATATCTGGAAACCAAACAAACAACATGCGTAATATGTGGGCTTGAAGCAGTCAAATACAACATtcctccaatcatagacctatattgtTTTTATCAACTTCTAGAGGTCCATCATCCTTACTTAGCTTACAACCAGTAGTCATAGGAGTTTCAagtggtttacaatcctccataccaaacttcttcgaCATCTCCTTAAAATACTTGgtatgagaaatgaaaataccttgttTTGACTATGTCACTTGAAGACCAATGAAaatgataactcaccaatcattgacatctcaaattctttctgtatcttcaacaaatctcttacGAATACCATCATCGcctccaaaaatgatttcattCACATACAAAACTGCTATTAATAGtttatcaccttcaactttgaaataaagattactatatATTGTATTTTTCTTGAAGTTTTTCTATAATGATTATCTATCCAACCTTGcacaccaagctctaggggcttgcttcaatccataaagtgtcTTCTTGAGTCTACAAACCATATCCAGATCTTGACAACTTAAACCCATTCGGTtattcaatatacacttcttcaagttctccattcaataatgttgacttgacatccatctaatataccttaaatttcttatatgcttcaaatgcaagaaacatcattatagcttccatcctagctactgAAGGAAAAGTCTCTTCAAAGTATATACCTTCAACTTTTGAAtagcctttacaaacaagtctttccttgttccttgtgacctttccatcttcatttagtttattctagaATGTACACACTTTTTTCCTCTCACATTCTTTTCCACTAGTCTAGGCACCCGTTCCCATGTCCAATCTAgttcaattcatcttccatatctttcatccaacctTCATCCTTACTAGCTTCTACAAAAAACATTGGCTCCACCtaagacagaaaaccaaaaaaatcttCTTCACTAGTCtcaacaagtcttcttcttgtctaaaTTCATTTGTCTTTGTTTCCAATGATGTAATATTTTGAATTATTCTTCTACACATACTTTGTAGGTGTCTTAGGTGTTTTTTCAAACTTATCTTCTACATTTGTcttttctttgtcttatgaaacTCCCTTCTCTTCTGCAACAATAGGCATCCTCTATCTCAACCTTAGGTTCAGGTGAAACATGATTCAATTCTTCATTCACTATCACATTCATACTTTCCGCAATCTTCTTTAGCCTCTTATTGTAACATCAGTAAACCTTGCTTCTTGTAgagtatcccaagaatattccttcatttgATTGTGCATCAAACTTTCCCAAGTCTTCTTCATATCTTTTTATGtagcactttcttccaaatttttgaaatacttaatagtcGGTTCTCTTttataccatagctcataaggtgtctttgtatgATTCACTCTTACTTGTACCCTATTAAGAATATAAACATCAATATGCCCAACTTATTTCCAATACAAATTAGGGAGGTTAGCATATTTCAACAAAGTTATAGACATCTCAACAACATTCCTAACCTTTCTTTCAAAAACTCCATTATGTTGAtaagtcctaggtgtagataattaccttctaataccatgttcttgacaaaatatatcaaattatcttgatgtaaattctcctcccctATTAGATCTTAAACACTCGATTTTAGCATCTACTTGATTCTCAACCATATATTTGAATATCTTAAACTTATTAAATTTCTTAGACTTATCCCTTAATAAattaacccatgtcattctagaataataatcaataagCAACATAGAACACCTTTCACCATTGAGTCCTCTTGTTCTTGTAGGTCCACATACATttgtatgaatcaactccaaaggcctTGTAGTAGAGTATTCCTTATTCTTGAatatgttttttgtttgttttcccaTCTAACATCCTTTGCACACTATATCAACAAGTTTGATAATCCTTGTTAAATCACTCATAGCAtgagttgaactaatcttcaccatgCTATCAAAGTTGGCATGTCTCAACCTTTTGtgtcataaccaacattcatttaTTTGTTCCAACAAACAACTACTTCATCTATTCTCcttaacataatagacattattattTGTTCGTATACATTCTGCTACAAATATTTTGGAGCCTCCTTTTTTGATCTCACATCTAGATCCATGAAATATTAAAGCTTGTATCCTTTTCTGCACATTTGAATTATACTCAAAATATTTAtgtctcaaacctttaacataataaacatcaatcttatgcttaccatcaatagttaTAGTTCCCTTACCACAAATAGGTGCTACCTCATCATTGAAAAACTTTACTCATCCACCATAATAATTTTTAAAGTCTATGTACTTATTTTTGTCACttttcatatgatttgagcatccaaaaTTAGTTATCCAGGCTTTAGGTTCTACTTTTGTATGCAATGCAGTCTTCTCAGTTACTAAATTTTCAATGTTATTCCCATCATGTGAAGTACCAGACGTTTCACTATCCTTTTCTCCTATGGATAAAAATgatgattcttcatttgagtcattagCATCTTCATCTTGATAGGGGTAGGACTCCATTGAACAATAACTTGTTTTATACTTATCTTTTTCATCTATTCTTTTGTTTATGGCATCTCTCCTAAAATTATATTTTCTCTTGTTATCATCATCTGAACTCTTATGGTTATCCTCCTTGaaagtacatctagaagcataatgaccaatttttccgcaattaaagcatttaaagggcaacttacctttgtatttcccaGATCCTTTATTCATTCTTCTCACAAATTTTACTTCTACTTCATCCATGTCATTGAAATTACTTGATTcaggttcatcttcaatcttcttggtaattttgaatgtttttccttCTTCTCATTGTGTTGCTCACTAAATTTTGCAATCTCAAAGGCAAAGAGTGCACCATAAAGTTGATCCAATGTATACTTAATCATATCATGAATTTATTCAATAGAAAATTTCTTAGGGTTATAGCTTTTGGTCAGTATTCTCATCACTTTTcctacaacttcactttcttccaTTTTTCCACCAATACCTCTGATTGCATTGATGACCTCATTCATGTATTGCATGTATCtttcaatgttctcatcttcaaTCATCCTCAGTGACTCAAATCTATGCTTTAAATTTTGCAATTTGACTTGCTTCgtcttctcatctccttcataaatactGCTTAGCTTATCCCAAATTTTCTTTGAACTTTTATATCCATTGATCTTGAAAAACTCTAAGTCACTCAATCTACTAACAATTATAATACTTTCCTTGGCATTATTTTCATGATTCTTGACTTCATCCATAGTTGTAGGACCACTTGGTGGAATAGTGTAACAAAACTTGATAATTTCCCATATTCTAAGCAATAGAGAAATCAAATGATATTCCATTTGCAATTTCCAAACAAaatagtttgtgccatcaaacctCGGTGCCTTCAAACAAAATTCTTGTGCCATCCTAGATTTGCCTCAAACGGTTAATATTATCTCAAAAGAACCTTGCTCTaacaccaattgttgaacacaccatgagacttagaggggggtgaatcattatggACCTTAAAACACTACTTATTATCCTTTAACCTTCATATCACAATTAACTTATCATTGCAaatataaagcatgaaagcacaaagcacaacacacaagaacaccaaatttacatgaaaaatccaaggagggaaaaaccacaatAAGAATCATGCTTACAATATGATTAattaattacaatgttttaggctcaacgCTAAGGAGCTCACTGTACCTGAAAGGACTTTCAAaattaaggtgcacaaccttagggaaagatacaaaggacttgcaataCTGAGATGCACaatctcagggcaagatacaaagagtgACATACAAGGAATAATGAAttgtaatgaacaagatctcctgatcatgaaactatccttggACAATTGTATCAAGAGAACACTATCATGGCAAACATCACTGACTTAACATActattgttggtattatgaatgtgttgcattatttttgttattgatgtcaacacttatccttctggagatctatggttatgttgaattggcacattgtgttcactagcaagttcaatgacttatgcacagtcaccgatatattgttcactggcaggttatattgttcaccagcactgaggatgaattgttatcatctgaagatcacttgattatgtcgaagacatggtttggatacgtggttttgatattttggttaatggtctaatcgggttgacatatttgttgttaccgatagattggtctaggttatggaccagtatgcattatctattccagatcagcacgacacgttatggagatgatttattgattgtaaatgtattgagccgacatgatgcatcacctCTAGAAttctttgtaattgattttattgtagcattcttagtgagccgacctacacatttggtcttaggttttgtatatatgtaagatctcagtcGATGAGATATAGGAGACAcagtatatggtatgtaaggttatggtattgtaacaaggtatgtgtgaatattgaaaatCTTATGAggagaccatagagaaggttcaaggaagttttgaaggtgattatcagagcttaactggtactaaatccaacattggagatgctatcttcagtagtacattattctaggatttaatcatcctactatagtcattgtgactcccatttgagtagtgtgctctaggcggttgacctttctgcatgtgcagaccccatttgtatacacatactatctgcagtagtatcatctgattgtgggtaatttttcccaccgtggtttttccccttacagggtttccatgttaaaatctttgtgttatgtattgtggatgttgtttctcttctgtttcatgcattaagtttcatcggtattgatattaactattaatatgttaaccgacattaagtttgtctTAC
The nucleotide sequence above comes from Cryptomeria japonica chromosome 11, Sugi_1.0, whole genome shotgun sequence. Encoded proteins:
- the LOC131051509 gene encoding uncharacterized protein LOC131051509 gives rise to the protein MGPYKDKVLCDIVPMDVCHLLLERPWQFDRRAQHDGHKNTYVVEKDGVSYTLEPLQEDMGASHEGPSVMVVKEEFLKDLEEEGCVYAIVTKPICNTTTSDKEEVPNEVQGLLDKYENIVVKEFPNALPPLRDVSHHINLILGTSLPNKVAYKMTPQQNEEIKNQMQELLDKGLVRKSLSLCILPIVLAPKKDEK